A region of Mesorhizobium sp. M3A.F.Ca.ET.080.04.2.1 DNA encodes the following proteins:
- a CDS encoding sugar ABC transporter permease, producing the protein MAEIRPKRPIRWHIGVFLAPAVLVYTAILILPLFGTLQLSLFRNISQSQVFVGLENFRTLFGDPNWSAGFWNALRNNVWFFIIHMLVQNPIGILLAALLSSPRLRYATFYRTAIFVPTILSFVIVGFAWKLILSPLWGVAPYMLNLVGLKSLFTPWLGKEEYALTALSLVSVWQFVGIPMMLIYAALLSIPDEVIEAAECDGVTGMAQFWKIKLPLILPSIGIISILTFVGNFNAFDLIYTAQGALAGPNYSTDILGTFLYRAFFGFQLQVGDPNMGATIATMMFLIILAGVCVYLFLIQTRLRRYQF; encoded by the coding sequence ATGGCCGAAATACGACCCAAAAGACCGATCCGCTGGCATATCGGCGTCTTTCTGGCGCCGGCGGTGCTTGTCTACACGGCGATCCTGATCCTGCCGCTGTTCGGCACGCTGCAGCTCTCGCTGTTCCGCAACATCAGCCAGTCCCAGGTATTCGTCGGATTGGAAAACTTCCGCACGCTGTTCGGCGATCCCAACTGGTCCGCGGGCTTTTGGAATGCTCTGAGGAACAACGTCTGGTTCTTCATCATCCACATGCTGGTGCAGAACCCGATCGGTATCCTTTTGGCCGCACTGCTCTCCAGTCCGAGACTGCGCTACGCCACCTTCTATCGCACGGCGATCTTCGTGCCGACGATCCTGTCCTTCGTCATCGTCGGCTTCGCTTGGAAGCTGATCCTGTCGCCGCTGTGGGGCGTGGCGCCCTACATGCTCAACCTCGTCGGCCTGAAGAGCCTGTTCACGCCGTGGCTGGGCAAGGAAGAATACGCGCTGACCGCGCTCAGCCTGGTCTCGGTCTGGCAGTTCGTCGGCATCCCGATGATGCTGATCTATGCCGCGCTGCTGTCGATCCCCGACGAGGTGATCGAGGCCGCCGAATGCGACGGCGTCACCGGCATGGCGCAGTTCTGGAAAATCAAGCTGCCGCTTATCCTGCCTTCGATCGGTATCATCTCGATCCTGACCTTCGTCGGCAATTTCAATGCCTTCGACCTGATCTATACGGCGCAAGGGGCGCTTGCCGGGCCGAACTATTCGACCGACATCCTGGGCACTTTCCTCTACCGCGCCTTCTTCGGCTTCCAGCTGCAAGTCGGCGATCCGAACATGGGCGCGACGATCGCCACGATGATGTTTCTGATCATCCTTGCCGGCGTCTGCGTCTATCTGTTCCTCATCCAGACGCGCCTGCGTCGCTATCAGTTCTGA
- a CDS encoding carbohydrate ABC transporter permease → MSTATHSLPRTIGAHAVLLTYTAIALFPVVLVIMNSFKSRAGIFGAPLTPPTPKTFDLIGYTTVIGQGDFLHYFQNSLVVTVASLFFVLLFGAMAAFALSEYRFRGNTMMGLYLALGIMIPIRLGTVAILQLMVASGLVNTLTSLILVYTAQGLPLAIFILSEFMKQVSDDLKNAGRIDGLSEYTIFFRLVLPLVRPSMATVAVFTMIPIWNDLWFPLILAPSEETKTVTLGAQLFLGQFVTNWNAILAALSLAILPVLILYVIFSRQLIRGITSGAVK, encoded by the coding sequence ATGAGCACCGCGACCCATTCGCTTCCCCGCACCATCGGCGCCCATGCGGTCCTTTTGACCTATACGGCGATCGCGCTGTTCCCGGTGGTCCTGGTCATCATGAATTCCTTCAAATCCCGCGCGGGCATCTTCGGCGCGCCGCTGACGCCGCCGACGCCGAAGACTTTCGACCTGATCGGCTACACCACCGTGATCGGCCAGGGCGACTTCCTGCATTATTTCCAGAACAGCCTCGTCGTCACCGTCGCGTCGCTGTTCTTCGTGCTGCTGTTCGGCGCCATGGCCGCCTTCGCGCTGTCGGAATACCGCTTCCGCGGCAACACGATGATGGGACTCTACCTGGCGCTTGGCATCATGATCCCGATCCGGCTCGGGACCGTCGCCATTTTACAGCTGATGGTGGCGAGCGGGCTGGTCAACACGCTGACGTCGCTGATCCTGGTCTACACGGCGCAGGGGCTGCCGCTCGCCATCTTCATCCTGTCGGAATTCATGAAGCAGGTGTCCGACGATCTGAAGAATGCGGGCCGGATCGACGGGCTGTCGGAATACACGATCTTCTTCCGGCTGGTGCTGCCGCTGGTGCGCCCGTCGATGGCAACCGTCGCCGTGTTCACCATGATCCCGATCTGGAACGATCTGTGGTTCCCGCTGATCCTGGCGCCTTCGGAAGAGACCAAGACGGTGACCCTGGGTGCGCAGCTCTTTCTTGGCCAGTTCGTCACCAACTGGAACGCGATCCTGGCGGCGCTGTCGCTGGCGATCCTGCCGGTGCTGATCCTCTACGTCATCTTCTCGCGGCAGCTGATCCGCGGCATCACCTCGGGAGCCGTCAAGTGA
- a CDS encoding Gfo/Idh/MocA family oxidoreductase — MSSEKPLRVVVAGLGNMGRSHALAYHTNPGFEIAALVNRSDVPLPDGLSGYGIRRSFEDALRDEKPDVAAIATYSDSHADYAVRAFEAGCHVFVEKPLATTVADARRVVDAAKANGRKLVIGYILRHHPSWMRLIAEARKLGGPYVFRMNLNQQSSGHSWETHKQLMQTTSPIVDCGVHYVDVMLQITDARPVEVRGMGLRLTDEVAPSMYNYGHLQVLFDDGSVGWYEAGWGPMISETAFFVKDVISPKGCVSIVMKEGIKSDDIDTHTKTSSIRLHSAATGPDGRFAKEDELLSMEGEPGHQELCDREQAFLLRAIREDLDLTRHMDDAVKSLAVCLAADESVRSAAAVKL, encoded by the coding sequence GTGAGTTCAGAAAAGCCCCTTCGCGTCGTCGTCGCAGGCCTCGGCAATATGGGCCGCAGCCATGCGCTCGCCTATCACACCAATCCGGGCTTCGAGATCGCGGCTTTGGTCAACCGCTCCGACGTGCCTCTGCCGGACGGGCTGTCGGGCTACGGCATCCGGCGCTCCTTCGAGGACGCGCTGCGCGACGAGAAGCCGGACGTGGCCGCGATCGCCACCTATTCGGACAGCCATGCCGACTACGCGGTGCGAGCCTTCGAAGCCGGCTGCCACGTCTTCGTCGAGAAGCCGTTGGCAACGACGGTGGCGGACGCAAGGCGCGTCGTCGACGCGGCCAAAGCCAACGGCAGGAAGCTGGTGATCGGCTACATCCTGCGCCACCATCCGTCCTGGATGCGGCTGATCGCCGAGGCGCGCAAGCTCGGTGGGCCTTACGTGTTCCGCATGAACCTCAACCAGCAGTCTTCCGGCCACAGCTGGGAGACGCACAAGCAACTGATGCAGACGACGTCGCCGATCGTCGACTGCGGCGTCCACTATGTCGACGTGATGCTGCAGATCACCGACGCCAGACCGGTCGAGGTACGCGGCATGGGCCTGCGGCTGACCGACGAGGTCGCGCCTTCGATGTACAATTACGGCCATCTGCAGGTGCTGTTCGACGACGGTTCGGTCGGCTGGTACGAAGCCGGCTGGGGACCGATGATCTCGGAGACCGCCTTCTTCGTGAAGGACGTGATTTCGCCCAAGGGCTGCGTGTCGATCGTGATGAAGGAGGGTATCAAATCCGACGACATCGATACCCACACCAAGACTTCGAGCATCCGCCTGCACAGCGCCGCAACCGGGCCGGACGGCAGGTTCGCCAAAGAGGACGAGCTGCTGTCGATGGAAGGCGAGCCGGGCCACCAGGAGCTATGCGACCGCGAACAGGCCTTCCTGCTCAGGGCCATCCGCGAGGATCTCGACCTCACCCGGCACATGGACGACGCGGTGAAGTCGCTCGCGGTCTGCCTTGCCGCCGACGAAAGCGTGCGCAGCGCCGCCGCCGTAAAACTCTAG
- a CDS encoding ABC transporter ATP-binding protein yields MGSLKIENVKKAFGPVEVLKGIDLEVNDGEFVVFVGPSGCGKSTLLRVIAGLEDSTSGRVLIDSDDVSVTPPAKRGIAMVFQTYALYPHLTVRNNMALGLKQAGTPAAEIERRIKIASAMLSLEPYLERRPAELSGGQRQRVAIGRAVVREPKLFLFDEPLSNLDAALRVNTRLEIAQLHRRLKATMIYVTHDQVEAMTLADKIVVLSAGRIEQIGSPMELYNSPANEFVAGFIGSPKMNFIDGAKLGETAKTIGVRPEHLTVDATSGAWKGTVVHAEHLGADTNLYLDCEKAGLITVRIFGVYNAEPGATLYATPDPAKTYRFGADGKVLR; encoded by the coding sequence GTGGGCTCGCTGAAGATCGAGAATGTGAAGAAGGCCTTCGGGCCGGTCGAGGTGCTGAAGGGCATCGACCTCGAGGTCAATGACGGCGAATTCGTCGTCTTCGTCGGTCCCTCCGGCTGCGGGAAATCGACGCTGCTGCGCGTGATCGCCGGACTGGAGGACTCGACTTCCGGCCGCGTGCTGATCGACAGCGACGACGTCTCGGTGACGCCGCCTGCAAAGCGCGGCATCGCCATGGTGTTCCAGACCTATGCGCTCTACCCGCATCTGACGGTGAGGAACAATATGGCGCTCGGCCTCAAGCAGGCCGGCACGCCCGCGGCCGAAATCGAGCGCCGCATCAAGATCGCTTCGGCAATGCTGTCGCTCGAGCCCTATCTGGAGCGTCGGCCTGCAGAACTGTCGGGCGGCCAGCGCCAGCGCGTCGCCATCGGACGCGCCGTGGTGCGCGAGCCAAAGCTGTTCCTCTTCGACGAGCCGCTCTCCAACCTCGACGCAGCGCTGCGCGTCAACACAAGGCTGGAGATCGCGCAACTGCACCGGCGGCTGAAAGCGACGATGATCTATGTCACCCACGACCAGGTGGAGGCGATGACGCTGGCCGACAAGATCGTGGTGCTCAGCGCCGGCCGCATCGAGCAGATCGGCAGCCCGATGGAGCTTTACAATTCGCCGGCCAACGAATTCGTCGCCGGTTTCATCGGCTCACCGAAGATGAACTTCATCGACGGCGCCAAATTGGGCGAAACGGCCAAGACCATCGGCGTGCGGCCGGAACATCTGACCGTCGATGCGACGTCGGGCGCCTGGAAAGGCACGGTTGTGCATGCCGAGCATCTCGGCGCCGACACCAATCTTTACCTCGACTGCGAGAAGGCCGGGCTGATCACCGTGCGCATCTTCGGCGTCTACAATGCCGAACCCGGGGCCACGCTCTATGCGACGCCGGATCCGGCGAAGACGTACCGGTTCGGTGCGGACGGCAAGGTGTTGAGGTAG
- a CDS encoding fumarylacetoacetate hydrolase family protein translates to MKLLRYGEVGSERPGLLDQDGKIRDLSAHVADIAGTALHPASLDMLSKLDPKSLPAVSGKPRIGACVAGTGKFICIGLNYSDHAAETGAQVPSEPIIFMKASSAIVGPDDDVLIPRGSVKTDWEVELGVVIGKTAKYVSEENALDYVAGYCVAHDVSERAFQAERKGQWTKGKSCDTFGPIGPWLVTKDEVADPQNLDMWLTVNGKTMQNGSTKTMVYGVRYLVSYLSQFMSLHPGDIISTGTPPGVGLGMKPPVFLKAGDVVELGIEGMGQQKQTFKADE, encoded by the coding sequence ATGAAACTGCTGCGCTATGGCGAGGTGGGGAGCGAACGTCCCGGCCTGCTCGATCAGGACGGGAAGATCCGCGACCTCTCGGCCCATGTCGCCGATATCGCCGGCACGGCGCTTCATCCGGCCTCGCTCGACATGCTGTCCAAGCTTGACCCGAAATCGCTGCCGGCGGTCTCCGGCAAGCCACGCATCGGCGCCTGCGTTGCCGGCACCGGCAAGTTCATCTGCATCGGCCTCAATTATTCCGACCATGCCGCCGAGACCGGCGCCCAAGTGCCGTCGGAGCCGATCATCTTCATGAAGGCAAGCTCGGCGATCGTCGGGCCGGACGACGACGTGCTTATTCCGCGCGGTTCGGTCAAGACCGATTGGGAAGTGGAGCTCGGCGTGGTCATCGGCAAGACCGCCAAATATGTCAGCGAGGAGAACGCGCTGGACTATGTTGCCGGCTATTGTGTCGCGCACGACGTTTCCGAGCGGGCTTTCCAAGCCGAGCGCAAGGGCCAGTGGACCAAGGGCAAGTCCTGCGACACCTTCGGCCCGATCGGCCCGTGGCTGGTGACCAAGGACGAGGTCGCGGACCCGCAGAACCTCGATATGTGGCTGACCGTCAACGGCAAGACGATGCAGAACGGCTCGACCAAGACCATGGTCTACGGTGTCAGATATCTGGTTTCCTATCTCAGCCAGTTCATGTCGCTGCATCCCGGCGACATCATCTCCACCGGCACCCCGCCCGGCGTCGGCCTCGGCATGAAGCCGCCGGTGTTCCTCAAGGCCGGCGATGTTGTGGAACTCGGCATCGAAGGCATGGGCCAGCAGAAGCAGACGTTCAAGGCGGACGAGTAG
- a CDS encoding aldehyde dehydrogenase family protein, translated as MNILERYHAMEYGPAPEARNEADAWLAGRDFAKALFIDGAWKAAASGKTFDTSEPSSGKLLAKVSDAGAADIDAAVAAAAKALPKWSASSGYQRGKVLYAIGRAMQRHQRLFAVLESIDNGKPIRESRDIDVPLAIRHFIHHAGWAQTLEKDFPDHKPVGVVGQVIPWNFPLLMLAWKIAPALAAGCTVVLKPAEFTPLTAILFAEICERAGVPKGVVNIVQGGPEAGAAIVNHPGVQKIAFTGSSEVGKIIRKATAGSGKKLSLELGGKSAFIVFEDADLDSAVEGLVDGIWFNQGQVCCAGSRLLVQEGIAEAFIAKVKVRMSRLRVGSPLDKNTDIGPLVDRTQLDRVKGLIAEGAKQGAICWQPDAALPSSGYYHLPTLATGVSPANILAQEEVFGPVLATMSFRNTEEAIELANNTRYGLAASVWSENVNLALHVAPQLKAGVVWVNGTNMFDAACGFGGYRESGFGREGGREGMFEYLAAKLPVGPVIKPAAPSASPVEQADGSLIDRTAKLFIAGKQVRPDGNYSLAVATAKGKLAGEVGLGNRKDIRDAVAAARACKAWPEATAFNRSQVLYYLAENLSGRAEEFAARLVQLTGATAKAAREEVEQSIERLFLYAGLSDKFEGRVHQPPARAVTLALHEPVGVIGIVAPDNAPLLGLISLIAPALAMGNTVVAVPSERHPLLATDLYQVIEYSDLPAGAINIVTGRSAELCGVLAKHDDLDGLWVFADADTCAKAEADSIGNLKRVWTGNGRSLDWASNDAAGEVFLRRAIEVKNVWVPYGD; from the coding sequence ATGAACATCCTCGAACGCTATCACGCCATGGAATATGGCCCGGCGCCGGAGGCCCGCAACGAGGCGGATGCCTGGCTTGCCGGACGCGATTTCGCAAAAGCGCTGTTCATCGACGGGGCCTGGAAGGCGGCCGCGAGCGGCAAGACCTTCGACACCAGCGAGCCGTCCTCCGGCAAGCTGCTCGCCAAGGTCTCCGACGCCGGCGCTGCCGACATCGATGCCGCGGTTGCCGCCGCCGCCAAGGCGCTGCCGAAGTGGAGCGCCAGTTCGGGCTATCAACGCGGCAAGGTTCTCTACGCCATCGGCCGTGCCATGCAGCGCCACCAGCGGCTGTTCGCGGTGCTGGAATCGATCGACAACGGCAAGCCGATCCGCGAGAGCCGCGACATCGACGTGCCGTTGGCGATCCGCCATTTCATCCATCATGCCGGCTGGGCGCAGACGCTGGAGAAGGATTTTCCCGACCACAAGCCGGTCGGCGTCGTCGGCCAGGTCATTCCATGGAATTTCCCGCTGCTGATGCTGGCCTGGAAGATCGCGCCCGCGCTTGCGGCCGGCTGCACCGTGGTGCTGAAGCCGGCCGAGTTCACGCCGCTCACCGCCATCCTGTTCGCCGAGATCTGCGAGCGGGCAGGGGTGCCGAAGGGCGTCGTCAACATCGTCCAGGGCGGACCGGAGGCGGGTGCCGCCATCGTCAATCATCCCGGCGTTCAGAAGATCGCCTTCACCGGCTCTTCCGAGGTCGGCAAGATCATTCGCAAGGCAACGGCTGGATCGGGCAAGAAGCTGTCGCTGGAACTCGGCGGCAAGTCGGCCTTCATCGTCTTCGAGGATGCCGACCTAGACAGCGCCGTCGAGGGTCTTGTCGACGGCATCTGGTTCAACCAGGGCCAGGTCTGCTGCGCCGGTTCGCGTCTCCTGGTGCAGGAAGGCATCGCCGAGGCCTTCATCGCCAAGGTCAAGGTCAGGATGAGCCGGCTGCGCGTGGGCAGCCCGCTCGACAAGAACACCGATATCGGTCCGCTGGTCGACCGCACCCAGCTCGATCGCGTCAAGGGCCTGATCGCCGAAGGCGCGAAGCAGGGCGCCATCTGCTGGCAGCCGGACGCCGCCCTGCCGTCCTCCGGCTATTATCACCTGCCGACGCTCGCGACTGGCGTTTCGCCGGCTAATATCCTGGCGCAGGAAGAGGTCTTCGGACCGGTGCTGGCGACGATGAGCTTCCGCAACACCGAGGAAGCGATAGAGCTTGCCAACAACACGCGCTACGGTCTTGCCGCGTCCGTGTGGAGCGAGAACGTCAACCTGGCGCTGCATGTCGCGCCGCAACTGAAGGCCGGCGTTGTCTGGGTCAACGGCACCAACATGTTCGACGCCGCCTGCGGCTTCGGCGGCTACCGCGAGAGCGGTTTTGGCCGCGAAGGCGGGCGCGAAGGTATGTTCGAATATCTTGCGGCGAAATTGCCCGTCGGTCCGGTGATCAAGCCGGCGGCGCCGTCCGCCTCACCCGTCGAGCAGGCCGACGGCTCCCTCATCGATCGCACGGCAAAGCTGTTCATTGCCGGCAAGCAGGTGCGGCCGGACGGCAATTACTCGCTTGCCGTCGCCACCGCCAAGGGCAAGCTCGCCGGCGAGGTCGGCCTCGGCAACCGCAAGGACATCCGCGACGCTGTCGCCGCCGCGCGCGCCTGCAAGGCCTGGCCGGAGGCGACGGCCTTCAACCGCAGCCAGGTTCTGTACTATCTCGCCGAAAACCTGTCCGGCCGCGCCGAGGAGTTCGCTGCGCGGCTCGTGCAACTCACCGGCGCCACCGCAAAGGCCGCGCGGGAAGAAGTCGAGCAGTCGATCGAGCGGCTGTTCCTCTATGCCGGGCTGAGCGACAAGTTCGAGGGCCGCGTGCACCAGCCGCCGGCCCGCGCCGTCACGCTGGCGCTGCATGAGCCGGTCGGCGTCATCGGCATCGTCGCGCCGGACAATGCGCCGCTGCTTGGGCTGATCTCGCTGATAGCGCCGGCGCTCGCTATGGGCAACACCGTGGTGGCCGTGCCGTCGGAACGCCATCCGCTGCTTGCCACCGATCTCTACCAGGTGATCGAATATTCCGATCTGCCTGCAGGGGCCATCAACATCGTCACCGGCCGCAGCGCCGAGCTCTGTGGGGTGCTGGCCAAGCATGACGACCTCGACGGGCTCTGGGTCTTCGCCGACGCCGACACCTGCGCCAAGGCGGAGGCCGATTCCATCGGCAACCTCAAGCGCGTCTGGACCGGCAACGGCCGCAGCCTCGACTGGGCTTCCAACGATGCCGCCGGCGAGGTCTTCCTGCGCCGCGCCATCGAGGTCAAGAACGTCTGGGTGCCATACGGCGACTGA
- the deoC gene encoding deoxyribose-phosphate aldolase, whose protein sequence is MSSTIREAGAGASKVMPLPARTAANTPLPLEHGFARNPGMKLDLGFLESVRSVNRSALERRVATLTKRRSIKADNQAAWLLRAIACMDLTTLNSNDTDERVRRLCAKAISPLRRDIVEGLGIAGESIRPAAVCVYHTFVATAVDAVRGTGIHVAAVSTAFPHGLAPLSTRLQEIEASVRDGADEIDVVIPRGLVYGAKWRELFNEIVAMRAACGDAHLKVILGTGDLATLRNVMLASMVAMMAGADFIKTSTGKESVNATLPVGLAMVRAIRAYFEETGYLIGFKPAGGISTAKVSLDWLVLMKEELGRPWLEPDLFRFGASSLLTDIERQLEHHLTGHYSANHRHAMA, encoded by the coding sequence ATGAGCAGCACCATCCGCGAGGCCGGCGCCGGCGCGTCCAAGGTCATGCCGCTGCCGGCGCGGACTGCCGCCAACACGCCGCTGCCGCTGGAACACGGTTTTGCCCGCAATCCCGGCATGAAGCTCGATCTCGGCTTCCTGGAGTCGGTGCGCAGCGTCAACCGCTCGGCGCTGGAACGTCGTGTCGCCACGCTGACCAAGCGGCGCTCGATCAAGGCCGACAACCAGGCGGCCTGGCTGCTGCGCGCCATTGCCTGCATGGACCTTACCACGCTGAACTCCAACGACACCGATGAGCGCGTGCGCCGGCTTTGCGCCAAGGCGATCAGCCCGCTGCGCAGGGATATCGTCGAGGGTCTCGGCATTGCCGGCGAAAGCATCCGTCCGGCGGCGGTCTGCGTCTATCATACCTTCGTCGCCACCGCGGTCGATGCGGTACGCGGCACCGGCATCCACGTCGCGGCCGTCTCCACCGCCTTCCCGCACGGGCTCGCGCCGCTCTCGACCCGACTGCAGGAGATCGAGGCCTCGGTGCGCGACGGCGCCGACGAGATCGACGTCGTCATTCCGCGCGGCCTGGTCTACGGCGCCAAATGGCGCGAGTTGTTCAACGAGATTGTTGCCATGCGCGCCGCCTGCGGCGATGCCCACCTCAAGGTCATCCTCGGCACCGGCGACCTCGCCACGCTGCGCAACGTCATGCTGGCCTCGATGGTGGCAATGATGGCAGGCGCCGATTTCATCAAGACTTCCACCGGCAAGGAAAGCGTCAACGCCACGCTTCCCGTCGGCCTGGCCATGGTACGCGCCATCCGTGCCTATTTCGAGGAGACCGGCTATCTCATCGGCTTCAAGCCGGCCGGCGGCATCTCGACCGCCAAGGTGTCGCTCGACTGGCTGGTGCTGATGAAGGAGGAACTCGGCCGGCCGTGGCTCGAGCCGGATCTGTTCCGCTTCGGCGCCTCCAGTCTCCTCACCGACATCGAGCGCCAGCTCGAGCATCACCTGACCGGCCATTATTCGGCCAACCATCGCCACGCGATGGCTTGA
- a CDS encoding ferredoxin--NADP reductase has translation MNTTSAVNIAGARPLKFPIPANVYAETVVSVKHYTDRLFSFRITRPQSLRFRSGEFVMIGLPNAEKPIFRAYSVASPAWDDELEFFSIKVPDGPLTSELQKIQVGDTVIMRQKSTGTLVLDALTPAKRVFMISTGTGIAPFASLLRDPDTYEKFDEVILTHTCRDNAELVYGQELVAALETDPLIGELTGGRVTLYNSTTREESARMGRITALIGSGKFYSDLGIDKLNPETDRIMICGSMHMLKDVKELAESLGFQEGSLSHPASFVVERAFVG, from the coding sequence ATGAACACGACATCCGCGGTCAACATCGCCGGCGCCCGCCCGCTGAAGTTCCCGATTCCGGCCAATGTCTATGCCGAGACCGTCGTTTCGGTGAAGCACTACACCGACCGGCTGTTCTCGTTCCGCATCACCCGCCCGCAGTCGCTGCGCTTCCGTTCCGGCGAGTTCGTCATGATCGGCCTGCCCAACGCCGAGAAGCCGATCTTCCGCGCCTATTCGGTCGCGAGCCCCGCCTGGGACGACGAGCTCGAATTCTTCTCGATCAAGGTGCCGGACGGCCCGCTCACCTCCGAACTGCAGAAGATCCAGGTCGGCGACACCGTCATCATGCGCCAGAAGTCGACGGGCACGCTGGTGCTCGACGCGCTGACGCCGGCAAAACGCGTGTTCATGATTTCGACCGGCACCGGCATCGCGCCTTTCGCCAGCCTGCTGCGCGATCCCGACACCTATGAGAAGTTCGACGAGGTCATCCTCACCCACACCTGCCGCGACAATGCCGAGCTCGTCTACGGCCAGGAACTCGTCGCCGCGCTCGAGACCGACCCGCTGATCGGCGAGCTGACCGGCGGTCGCGTCACGCTGTACAATTCCACCACGCGTGAGGAATCCGCGCGCATGGGCCGCATCACCGCGCTGATCGGCTCCGGCAAGTTCTATTCCGATCTCGGCATCGACAAGCTCAATCCCGAGACCGACCGCATCATGATCTGCGGCTCGATGCACATGCTGAAGGACGTCAAGGAACTCGCCGAAAGCCTCGGCTTCCAGGAAGGCTCGCTCAGCCATCCCGCAAGCTTCGTCGTCGAGCGCGCCTTCGTCGGCTGA